In a genomic window of Microbacterium amylolyticum:
- the argC gene encoding N-acetyl-gamma-glutamyl-phosphate reductase, with the protein MTYSVAVSGASGYAGGEILRLLAQHPDAEIRTVTAHSSAGDPLIQHQPHLRSLRHLELQPTTPEVLAGHDVVFLALPHGQSGQYTHALGDAALVIDAGADHRLTSESDWNAFYGDGFNEPWTYGVPELIVPGGKQREVLRGATRIAAPGCNASTVSLSLAPGVAAGVIDSSDIVSVLAVGPSGAGKSLKTNLLGSELMGTATPYAVGGTHRHIPEIQQALRAAGATDPRISFTPVLVPMARGILATSTAPIADGVTDAQIRDAWEAAYGDEIFVQLLPAGAMPRTADVVGANTALIGLAIDRAANRVVVVTAVDNLAKGTAGAAIQSMNIALGLDEATALTVNGVAP; encoded by the coding sequence ATGACGTATTCGGTCGCCGTTTCCGGCGCCTCCGGTTATGCGGGAGGCGAGATCCTTCGCCTGCTCGCGCAGCACCCCGATGCGGAGATTCGCACGGTCACCGCACACTCCAGTGCGGGCGACCCGTTGATCCAGCACCAACCGCATCTGCGATCGTTGCGTCATCTGGAATTGCAGCCGACAACGCCCGAGGTGCTTGCCGGCCATGACGTGGTGTTCCTTGCCCTGCCCCACGGGCAGTCTGGTCAGTACACGCACGCTCTCGGCGATGCAGCGCTCGTGATCGACGCTGGCGCCGATCACCGTCTCACGAGCGAATCCGACTGGAACGCGTTTTACGGCGACGGCTTTAATGAGCCGTGGACGTACGGCGTCCCCGAGCTGATCGTTCCCGGCGGAAAACAGCGCGAGGTGCTTCGGGGCGCAACGCGGATCGCGGCGCCGGGGTGTAATGCGTCCACCGTGTCACTCAGCCTGGCGCCGGGTGTCGCGGCCGGTGTGATCGATTCGTCAGACATCGTCAGCGTTCTGGCGGTTGGACCATCGGGCGCGGGCAAGAGCCTCAAGACGAACCTCCTGGGCAGCGAACTGATGGGAACCGCCACGCCGTATGCCGTTGGCGGAACGCACCGTCACATTCCCGAGATTCAGCAGGCGCTGCGCGCCGCGGGCGCCACCGACCCGCGCATCTCCTTTACTCCCGTTCTCGTGCCGATGGCTCGCGGCATTCTCGCAACGTCCACCGCGCCGATCGCTGATGGTGTCACCGACGCTCAGATCCGCGATGCGTGGGAGGCGGCATACGGCGACGAGATCTTCGTCCAGCTCCTTCCCGCAGGGGCGATGCCGCGAACCGCAGACGTGGTCGGCGCGAACACGGCGCTCATCGGCTTGGCGATTGACCGCGCGGCGAATCGTGTTGTTGTCGTCACGGCGGTCGACAACCTCGCAAAGGGCACGGCCGGAGCCGCGATCCAATCCATGAACATCGCCCTTGGCCTCGACGAGGCAACGGCACTCACCGTGAACGGAGTGGCGCCGTGA
- the argJ gene encoding bifunctional glutamate N-acetyltransferase/amino-acid acetyltransferase ArgJ, whose amino-acid sequence MSVTAPAGFEAAGVAAGLKSTGKPDVAVVVNRGPYKTAAAVFTSNRAKANPIMWSERVVMDGRVEAVVLNSGGANCFTGAFGFQTSHFTAEKAAELLDVSSGDVVVCSTGLIGVGDEVFRQKVLQGTERAIAQLSDDGGEDAACAIMTTDTVPKTAVRDRDGWTIGGMAKGAGMLAPGLATMLVVVTTDAVLTAEQADTALRRATRVSFDRLDSDGAMSTNDQVTLLASGASGVSPDLDVFADTLTELCLDLATQLMGDAEGASHNIRIEVSGAETEDDAVTVARSVARNNLFKTAIFGNDPNWGRVLAAIGTTDAVFDPYNVDVTMNGVRVCTQGGPDRPREDVDLTPRDTHVLVELFSGDSSATVMTNDLTHAYVHENSAYSS is encoded by the coding sequence GTGAGCGTGACCGCACCCGCAGGATTCGAGGCAGCCGGCGTTGCCGCCGGACTGAAGTCGACCGGCAAGCCCGATGTGGCCGTTGTGGTCAACCGTGGCCCGTACAAGACCGCGGCCGCTGTATTCACCTCGAACCGTGCGAAGGCCAATCCGATCATGTGGTCGGAACGCGTTGTCATGGATGGTCGGGTCGAGGCCGTCGTTCTCAATTCCGGCGGCGCCAACTGCTTTACCGGCGCGTTTGGGTTTCAAACGTCGCACTTCACGGCGGAGAAGGCCGCGGAACTGCTCGATGTCTCATCGGGCGACGTCGTCGTGTGCTCGACGGGTCTGATCGGTGTCGGCGACGAGGTGTTCCGTCAGAAGGTTCTGCAGGGAACGGAACGGGCGATCGCGCAGCTTTCTGATGATGGCGGCGAGGACGCCGCGTGCGCGATTATGACCACCGACACCGTCCCCAAGACAGCGGTGCGCGACCGTGACGGGTGGACGATCGGCGGAATGGCCAAGGGCGCGGGAATGCTCGCACCGGGCCTGGCGACAATGCTTGTGGTGGTCACCACCGATGCCGTTCTCACCGCCGAGCAGGCGGACACAGCGCTGCGCCGGGCGACGCGCGTCAGCTTTGATCGCCTCGACTCCGACGGTGCGATGTCCACCAACGACCAGGTCACGCTTCTCGCGTCGGGCGCCTCGGGCGTCAGCCCCGATCTCGACGTGTTCGCCGACACCCTCACGGAGCTGTGCCTCGATCTGGCCACCCAGCTCATGGGCGATGCCGAGGGCGCCAGCCACAACATCCGCATCGAGGTCAGCGGCGCGGAGACGGAGGACGACGCCGTCACGGTCGCACGCTCGGTGGCGCGCAACAACCTCTTCAAAACGGCGATCTTCGGAAACGATCCCAACTGGGGACGTGTTCTTGCGGCGATCGGCACAACGGATGCGGTGTTCGATCCGTACAACGTCGATGTCACGATGAACGGCGTCCGGGTGTGCACACAGGGTGGCCCCGACCGCCCGCGCGAAGACGTCGATCTCACTCCGCGCGACACCCATGTCCTCGTTGAGCTGTTCTCGGGCGATTCCTCCGCGACGGTGATGACGAACGACCTCACGCACGCCTACGTTCACGAAAACAGCGCATACAGCTCATGA
- the argB gene encoding acetylglutamate kinase, with translation MTPIDLQQTSPEEAEFKASTLIESLPWLKQYRDQIVVVKYGGNAMISEELQEAFAEDIAYLRYVGIKPVVVHGGGPQISSMLDRLAIPSEFKGGYRVTSTEAISVVRMVLTGQINPQLVAKINSHGPFAVGISGEDAALFGGRRRGVMIDGIEESLGRVGNVETVDPTPVLDHLRADRIPVVAGVAPDLDHPGHTLNINADAAASALARALGAKKLVILTDVPGLYADWPNRDSLVSHLTSSELRDLMPKLESGMIPKMQACLDAVDGGVQKASIIDGRVPHSVLVELFTSNGIGTEVVAS, from the coding sequence ATGACACCCATTGACTTGCAACAGACAAGCCCCGAAGAAGCCGAGTTCAAGGCGTCTACTCTGATCGAGTCGCTCCCGTGGCTCAAGCAATACCGCGATCAGATTGTCGTCGTGAAGTACGGCGGCAACGCCATGATCTCGGAAGAGCTGCAGGAGGCGTTTGCGGAAGACATCGCCTATCTGCGCTATGTCGGTATCAAGCCGGTTGTCGTTCACGGTGGCGGGCCCCAGATCTCGAGCATGCTCGATCGCCTGGCCATTCCGAGCGAGTTCAAGGGCGGGTACCGGGTCACCTCGACAGAGGCGATCAGCGTTGTGCGTATGGTGCTGACGGGGCAGATCAACCCGCAGCTCGTGGCCAAAATTAACTCGCACGGTCCGTTCGCTGTGGGTATTTCGGGCGAGGATGCCGCGTTGTTTGGCGGACGTCGTCGCGGTGTGATGATCGATGGCATCGAAGAGAGCCTTGGCCGCGTTGGCAACGTTGAGACGGTGGATCCGACGCCCGTTCTCGACCACCTGAGGGCCGACCGCATCCCCGTCGTTGCCGGCGTTGCGCCCGACCTCGATCACCCCGGTCACACCCTGAACATCAACGCGGATGCCGCTGCGTCGGCGCTGGCGCGCGCTCTCGGCGCAAAGAAGCTGGTGATCCTCACGGACGTTCCCGGTCTGTACGCCGACTGGCCGAACCGTGATTCGCTCGTCTCCCACCTGACATCGTCCGAGCTTCGGGACCTCATGCCCAAGCTGGAGTCCGGCATGATTCCGAAGATGCAGGCGTGCCTGGACGCCGTCGACGGCGGCGTCCAGAAGGCATCGATTATCGACGGCCGGGTGCCTCACTCGGTCCTCGTGGAACTTTTCACCAGCAACGGAATCGGAACGGAGGTCGTCGCATCATGA
- a CDS encoding acetylornithine transaminase, translating into MTNDWTQAAERDLMSLGSRGRMFTHGSGSVIYDADGNRYLDFLGGIATNCLGHAHPVLAEAIAEQATKLVHVSNYFTTPQQLELAARLKRLAGTGDAGRVFLANSGTEANETAFKLARLHGQKTGKTTILHLDSAFHGRSMGALSLTPKAAYQNPFAPLVPGTRAVGRTIEALEAAFAAGDVAAIFIEPIQGEAGVVELPDGFLRRARELTTANDALLILDEIQTGSGRTGQWFAFQHEDIVPDAVTFAKGIAAGFPMGGLITFGAASELFAPGMHNSTFGGNPLASAAANAVLGYIESENLLENVRARGEELRTSVVDLPFVTGARGAGLLVGITLSEPVAADIAAEALKLGLIINAPAPDVIRIAPAYTVGESEITEFLDVFGQALAAVREEHPVEATA; encoded by the coding sequence ATGACGAACGACTGGACCCAGGCGGCAGAGCGCGACCTGATGAGTCTGGGCTCGCGCGGCCGAATGTTCACGCACGGCTCCGGCTCCGTCATCTACGACGCGGACGGAAACCGTTACCTCGACTTTCTCGGCGGTATCGCCACGAATTGCCTCGGTCATGCCCACCCGGTGCTGGCCGAGGCGATCGCCGAGCAGGCGACGAAGCTCGTTCACGTGTCGAACTACTTCACAACGCCGCAACAGCTGGAGCTGGCAGCGCGCCTGAAGCGCCTGGCGGGAACGGGCGATGCGGGGCGGGTGTTCCTGGCGAACTCGGGCACCGAGGCCAACGAAACGGCGTTCAAACTGGCGCGACTGCACGGCCAGAAAACGGGCAAGACGACGATTCTGCACCTCGACAGCGCGTTCCATGGCCGTTCGATGGGCGCCCTGTCGCTGACCCCAAAGGCGGCCTATCAGAATCCCTTCGCCCCTCTCGTCCCCGGCACGCGCGCTGTCGGCCGCACGATCGAGGCGTTGGAAGCTGCCTTCGCAGCGGGTGACGTCGCGGCGATCTTCATCGAGCCAATTCAGGGTGAGGCCGGTGTCGTCGAGCTTCCGGACGGCTTCTTGCGCCGCGCACGTGAGCTGACAACGGCGAACGACGCGCTGCTGATCCTGGACGAGATTCAGACAGGTTCGGGTCGTACCGGCCAGTGGTTCGCGTTCCAGCACGAAGACATCGTGCCGGATGCCGTGACCTTCGCGAAGGGCATCGCGGCGGGATTCCCGATGGGTGGTCTGATCACCTTCGGCGCCGCCAGCGAACTGTTCGCCCCCGGGATGCACAACTCGACCTTCGGCGGAAACCCGCTGGCATCCGCTGCGGCGAACGCTGTGCTCGGCTATATCGAGAGCGAAAACCTGCTGGAGAACGTTCGTGCCCGTGGTGAAGAGCTGCGCACGAGCGTGGTCGACCTTCCCTTCGTCACCGGCGCTCGCGGTGCCGGCCTTCTCGTTGGCATCACGCTGTCCGAGCCGGTTGCCGCCGATATTGCCGCCGAGGCCCTCAAGCTCGGCCTGATCATCAACGCTCCGGCGCCCGATGTCATCCGAATTGCTCCCGCCTACACGGTGGGGGAGAGCGAGATCACCGAATTCCTCGATGTGTTCGGACAGGCCCTCGCCGCCGTTCGCGAGGAGCACCCCGTGGAGGCAACAGCATGA
- the argF gene encoding ornithine carbamoyltransferase, producing the protein MTRHFLRDDSITPAEQSEILDLAAELKKNRWAEKILAGPQTVAVVFDKSSTRTRVSFAVGIADLGGSPLIISTANSQLGGKETPSDTARVLERQVSAIVWRTYAQKGLEEMAEGTTVPVINALSDDFHPCQLLADVLTIREHKGATQGLTMTFFGDGKSNMAHSYVLAGVMAGMHVRVASPESYAPRADVIADADRIAQETGGSVTLMTDVIEASAGADVMVTDTWVSMGKEEEKLERLRDLGGYKVTQELMALADPEAIFIHCLPADRGYEVDPEVIDGPQSVIWDEAENRLHAQKALLVWLLRQQKQSA; encoded by the coding sequence ATGACCCGTCATTTCCTGCGTGACGACAGCATCACGCCGGCAGAGCAGTCCGAGATCCTCGATCTTGCGGCCGAGCTGAAGAAGAATCGCTGGGCCGAGAAGATACTCGCGGGCCCACAGACCGTTGCGGTCGTTTTCGACAAGTCGTCAACGCGAACGCGCGTGTCGTTCGCCGTGGGAATCGCGGATCTCGGCGGCTCGCCGCTGATCATCTCGACGGCCAACAGCCAGCTCGGCGGGAAGGAAACCCCGAGCGACACGGCTCGCGTTCTCGAGCGTCAGGTATCCGCGATCGTCTGGCGCACATATGCCCAGAAGGGTCTCGAGGAGATGGCGGAGGGAACAACTGTTCCCGTCATCAACGCGCTGAGTGACGACTTCCACCCGTGCCAGTTGCTGGCCGATGTGCTGACGATCCGCGAGCACAAGGGCGCGACACAGGGCCTGACGATGACCTTCTTCGGCGATGGGAAGTCGAACATGGCGCACTCGTATGTGCTCGCCGGGGTCATGGCGGGCATGCACGTGCGGGTCGCGAGCCCCGAGTCGTACGCGCCCCGCGCCGATGTGATTGCTGACGCTGACCGCATCGCTCAGGAGACGGGCGGATCGGTCACGCTAATGACTGACGTTATCGAAGCCTCTGCGGGCGCCGACGTTATGGTCACCGACACCTGGGTGTCGATGGGCAAGGAAGAGGAGAAGCTTGAGCGTCTCCGCGACCTCGGAGGCTACAAGGTCACACAGGAGCTGATGGCTCTGGCCGACCCCGAGGCGATCTTTATCCACTGTCTGCCGGCAGATCGTGGCTATGAGGTGGATCCCGAGGTGATCGACGGACCGCAGAGCGTGATCTGGGACGAGGCGGAGAACCGTCTGCACGCCCAGAAGGCGTTGCTGGTGTGGCTGCTGCGTCAGCAGAAGCAGTCGGCGTAG